The Pongo abelii isolate AG06213 chromosome 11, NHGRI_mPonAbe1-v2.0_pri, whole genome shotgun sequence genome includes a window with the following:
- the TWIST2 gene encoding twist-related protein 2 produces the protein MEEGSSSPVSPVDSLGTSEEELERQPKRFGRKRRYSKKSSEDGSPTPGKRGKKGSPSAQSFEELQSQRILANVRERQRTQSLNEAFAALRKIIPTLPSDKLSKIQTLKLAARYIDFLYQVLQSDEMDNKMTSCSYVAHERLSYAFSVWRMEGAWSMSASH, from the coding sequence ATGGAGGAGGGCTCCAGCTCGCCCGTGTCCCCCGTGGACAGCCTGGGCACCAGCGAGGAGGAGCTCGAGCGGCAGCCCAAGCGCTTCGGCCGGAAGCGGCGCTACAGCAAGAAGTCGAGCGAAGATGGCAGCCCGACCCCGGGCAAGCGCGGCAAGAAGGGCAGCCCCAGTGCGCAGTCCTTCGAGGAGCTGCAGAGCCAGCGCATCCTGGCCAACGTGCGCGAGCGCCAGCGCACCCAGTCGCTCAATGAGGCCTTCGCGGCGCTGCGCAAGATCATCCCCACGCTGCCCTCTGACAAGCTGAGCAAGATCCAGACGCTCAAGCTGGCCGCCAGGTACATAGACTTCCTCTACCAGGTCCTGCAGAGCGACGAGATGGACAATAAGATGACCAGCTGCAGCTACGTGGCCCACGAGCGCCTCAGCTACGCCTTCTCCGTGTGGCGCATGGAGGGCGCGTGGTCCATGTCCGCCTCCCACTAG
- the LOC103889785 gene encoding LOW QUALITY PROTEIN: uncharacterized protein LOC103889785 (The sequence of the model RefSeq protein was modified relative to this genomic sequence to represent the inferred CDS: inserted 2 bases in 1 codon; deleted 1 base in 1 codon), whose protein sequence is MAPARRAWGWGRRGAERAPQAKPAAWGLGSCAGRGLGAWTASVRTVGAPWRRPCPRTCRQDPWRCHPSASVRVGDHFSSRLAGDPRPRRPSRTFLLTALKQHHSEPLRERPVPAAPACLALPGLLGAGWGACRPALSGPSLCAPPSLRGSAEDGGRSGSCTRLPRAQLPLRWPPASSSEQEAQGGWSVGPSLGERHHGPRPRAIWTPSASAFEVIRGLFVRQAALALGLEVXFTALMPLNLFPGDPGSIRPGPEPGCQASRVIKGGLGPFIEVEPEAGECSASAAPPAGQTGREVGPAGHDHRVGKPEDGKERALRAPVRGPWLRPF, encoded by the exons ATGGCGCCCGCCCGGCGCGCGTGGGGCTGGGGGCGCCGGGGCGCCGAGCGCGCGCCGCAGGCCAAGCCCGCG GCCTGGGGTCTGGGGAGCTGCGCGGGCAGGGGTCTCGGTGCCTGGACCGCCAGTGTAAGGACAGTCGGGGCCCCCTGGAGACGCCCGTGCCCAAGGACATGCCGCCAAGATCCGTGGAGATGCCACCCTTCG GCCAGCGTGCGTGTCGGGGACCATTTCTCATCCCGGCTTGCTGGGGATCCCCGGCCCCGACGCCCTTCCCGAACCTTCCTTCTAACTGCTTTAAAACAACACCACAGCGAGCCTCTGCGGGAGCGCCCGGTGCCCGCCGCGCCCGCCTGCCTGGCCCTACCCGGGTTGCTGGGCGCGGGTTGGGGCGCCTGCCGGCCCGCCTTGTCCGGCCCCAGCCTCTGCGCTCCGCCTTCGCTTCGCGGGTCAGCAGAGGACGGAGGGCGCTCCGGGAGCTGCACGAGGCTGCCCCGGGCCCAGCTTCCGCTGCGCTGGCCGCCCGCGAGCAGCTCCGAGCAGGAGGCGCAGGGTGGCTGGAGTGTGGGGCCCAGCCTCGGTGAGCGACACCACGGACCCCGGCCCCGGGCCATCTGGACGCCGAGCGCGAGCGCGTTTGAAGTGATTCGGGGGCTCTTTGTTCGCCAGGCCGCTCTGGCTCTGGGCCTGGAGGT GTTTACGGCTTTGATGCCTTTGAACCTATTCCCAGGTGACCCGGGCTCAATTAGGCCCGGGCCTGAGCCGGGCTGTCAGGCAAGCCGCGTGATCAAGGGCGGGCTGGGCCCTTTTATTGAAGTTGAACCCGAGGCCGGGGAGTGCTCGGCCTCCGCTGCTCCTCCGGCCGGCCAGACGGGCCGCGAGGTGGGGCCCGCGGGCCACGACCACCGCGTTGGGAAACCCGAGGACGGCAAAGAGCGGGCCCTTCGCGCCCCTGTCCGAGGGCCCTGGCTCCGGCCGTTCTAG